From Rhinolophus sinicus isolate RSC01 linkage group LG15, ASM3656204v1, whole genome shotgun sequence, the proteins below share one genomic window:
- the SLC16A3 gene encoding monocarboxylate transporter 4 isoform X2: MVLEGEMTQNQGLARVQCPIWPMRPVFPPPGPASRCECALELAGVPAMHWVGVCDQQKWGGGPKPDPSPAPTTHLPRESPWHFPHHSSAHRDEKAALLAMGGAVVDEGPTGIKAPDGGWGWAVLLGCFVITGFSYAFPKAVSVFFKELMHEFGIGYSDTAWISSILLAMLYGTGPLCSVCVNRFGCRPVMLVGGLLASLGMVAASFCRSVIQLYLTTGVLTGLGLALNFQPSLIMLNRYFSKRRPMANGLAAAGSPVFLCVLSPLGQVLQDQYGWRGGFLILGGLLLNCCVCAALMRPLEVPRAGAGAGKGPQGPARRLLDLSVFKDRGFLIYAAAASVMVLGLFVPPVFVVSYAKDLGVPDARAAFLLTVLGLVDIFARPAAGFVTGLPSVRPYSVYLFSFAMLFNGITDLAGSTAGDYGGLVVFCIFFGVSYGMVGALQFEVLMAVVGTSKFSSAIGLVLLLEAIAVLVGPPSGGKLLDATHVYQYVFILAGAEVLTASLVLALGNFFCIGRRPAVDAEGPECPKPPADGKVDSREVERFLKAEPEKNGEVAHTPETSV, translated from the exons ATGGTGTTGGAGGGAGAAATGACTCAGAACCAGGGGCTGGCCAGGGTGCAGTGTCCAATCTGGCCAATGAGGCCAGTgttccctcccccaggccctgcaaGCAGATGTGAGTGCGCCCTAGAGCTTGCAGGGGTGCCAGCCATGCACTGGGTGGGGGTGTGTGATCAGCAGAAGTGGGGTGGAGGGCCCAAGCCAGACCCTAGCCCAGCGCCaaccacccacctccccagagAAAGCCCCTGGCACTTTCCTCATCACAGCTCCGCACACAG GGACGAGAAAGCAGCCCTCCTGGCCATGGGAGGGGCCGTGGTGGACGAGGGCCCGACGGGCATCAAGGCCCCGGacgggggctggggctgggccgTCCTGCTGGGCTGCTTTGTCATCACGGGCTTCTCCTACGCCTTCCCCAAGGCGGTCAGCGTCTTCTTCAAGGAGCTCATGCATGAGTTTGGGATTGGCTACAGCGACACGGCCTGGATCTCCTCCATCCTGCTGGCCATGCTGTACGGGACAG GCCCGCTCTGCAGCGTGTGTGTGAACCGCTTCGGCTGCCGGCCAGTTATGCTGGTGGGTGGCCTCCTGGCATCCCTGGGCATGGTGGCCGCCTCCTTCTGCCGGAGTGTCATCCAGCTGTACCTCACCACAGGGGTCCTTACTG gcctgggACTGGCGCTCAACTTCCAGCCATCACTCATCATGCTAAACCGCTACTTCAGCAAGCGGCGCCCCATGGCCAACGGGCTGGCGGCGGCGGGCAGCCCCGTGTTCCTGTGCGTGCTGTCTCCGCTGGGCCAGGTGCTGCAGGACCAGTACGGCTGGCGGGGCGGCTTCCTCATCCTGGGTGGCCTGCTGCTCAACTGCTGCGTGTGCGCCGCTCTCATGAGGCCCCTGGAGGTGCcccgggcgggggcgggggcggggaagGGGCCCCAGGGGCCGGCCCGGCGTCTGCTGGACCTGAGCGTCTTCAAGGACCGTGGCTTCCTTATCTACGCGGCGGCTGCCTCCGTCATGGTGCTGGGGCTGTTCGTGCCGCCGGTGTTTGTGGTGAGCTACGCCAAGGACCTGGGTGTGCCGGACGCGCGGGCCGCCTTCCTGCTCACCGTGCTGGGCTTGGTGGACATCTTCGCGCGGCCCGCCGCCGGCTTCGTCACGGGGCTGCCGTCGGTGCGGCCCTACTCCGTCTACCTCTTCAGCTTCGCCATGCTCTTCAACGGCATCACCGACCTCGCGGGCTCCACGGCGGGCGACTACGGCGGCCTGGTGGTCTTCTGCATCTTCTTCGGCGTCTCGTACGGCATGGTGGGGGCGCTGCAGTTTGAGGTGCTCATGGCCGTTGTGGGCACCTCCAAGTTCTCCAGCGCCATTGGCCTTGTGCTGCTGCTGGAGGCCATTGCCGTGCTCGTCGGGCCCCCGTCGGGAG GCAAACTCCTGGACGCGACGCACGTCTACCAGTATGTGTTCATCCTGGCGGGGGCCGAGGTGTTGACCGCGTCCCTGGTGCTGGCCTTGGGCAACTTCTTCTGCATTGGGCGGAGGCCCGCTGTAGACGCGGAGGGGCCGGAGTGCCCCAAGCCCCCTGCGGATGGCAAGGTGGACTCCAGGGAGGTGGAGCGGTTCCTGAAGGCAGAACCTGAGAAAAACGGGGAGGTGGCTCACACCCCGGAAACGAGCGTCTGA
- the SLC16A3 gene encoding monocarboxylate transporter 4 isoform X1 yields MGGAVVDEGPTGIKAPDGGWGWAVLLGCFVITGFSYAFPKAVSVFFKELMHEFGIGYSDTAWISSILLAMLYGTGPLCSVCVNRFGCRPVMLVGGLLASLGMVAASFCRSVIQLYLTTGVLTGLGLALNFQPSLIMLNRYFSKRRPMANGLAAAGSPVFLCVLSPLGQVLQDQYGWRGGFLILGGLLLNCCVCAALMRPLEVPRAGAGAGKGPQGPARRLLDLSVFKDRGFLIYAAAASVMVLGLFVPPVFVVSYAKDLGVPDARAAFLLTVLGLVDIFARPAAGFVTGLPSVRPYSVYLFSFAMLFNGITDLAGSTAGDYGGLVVFCIFFGVSYGMVGALQFEVLMAVVGTSKFSSAIGLVLLLEAIAVLVGPPSGGKLLDATHVYQYVFILAGAEVLTASLVLALGNFFCIGRRPAVDAEGPECPKPPADGKVDSREVERFLKAEPEKNGEVAHTPETSV; encoded by the exons ATGGGAGGGGCCGTGGTGGACGAGGGCCCGACGGGCATCAAGGCCCCGGacgggggctggggctgggccgTCCTGCTGGGCTGCTTTGTCATCACGGGCTTCTCCTACGCCTTCCCCAAGGCGGTCAGCGTCTTCTTCAAGGAGCTCATGCATGAGTTTGGGATTGGCTACAGCGACACGGCCTGGATCTCCTCCATCCTGCTGGCCATGCTGTACGGGACAG GCCCGCTCTGCAGCGTGTGTGTGAACCGCTTCGGCTGCCGGCCAGTTATGCTGGTGGGTGGCCTCCTGGCATCCCTGGGCATGGTGGCCGCCTCCTTCTGCCGGAGTGTCATCCAGCTGTACCTCACCACAGGGGTCCTTACTG gcctgggACTGGCGCTCAACTTCCAGCCATCACTCATCATGCTAAACCGCTACTTCAGCAAGCGGCGCCCCATGGCCAACGGGCTGGCGGCGGCGGGCAGCCCCGTGTTCCTGTGCGTGCTGTCTCCGCTGGGCCAGGTGCTGCAGGACCAGTACGGCTGGCGGGGCGGCTTCCTCATCCTGGGTGGCCTGCTGCTCAACTGCTGCGTGTGCGCCGCTCTCATGAGGCCCCTGGAGGTGCcccgggcgggggcgggggcggggaagGGGCCCCAGGGGCCGGCCCGGCGTCTGCTGGACCTGAGCGTCTTCAAGGACCGTGGCTTCCTTATCTACGCGGCGGCTGCCTCCGTCATGGTGCTGGGGCTGTTCGTGCCGCCGGTGTTTGTGGTGAGCTACGCCAAGGACCTGGGTGTGCCGGACGCGCGGGCCGCCTTCCTGCTCACCGTGCTGGGCTTGGTGGACATCTTCGCGCGGCCCGCCGCCGGCTTCGTCACGGGGCTGCCGTCGGTGCGGCCCTACTCCGTCTACCTCTTCAGCTTCGCCATGCTCTTCAACGGCATCACCGACCTCGCGGGCTCCACGGCGGGCGACTACGGCGGCCTGGTGGTCTTCTGCATCTTCTTCGGCGTCTCGTACGGCATGGTGGGGGCGCTGCAGTTTGAGGTGCTCATGGCCGTTGTGGGCACCTCCAAGTTCTCCAGCGCCATTGGCCTTGTGCTGCTGCTGGAGGCCATTGCCGTGCTCGTCGGGCCCCCGTCGGGAG GCAAACTCCTGGACGCGACGCACGTCTACCAGTATGTGTTCATCCTGGCGGGGGCCGAGGTGTTGACCGCGTCCCTGGTGCTGGCCTTGGGCAACTTCTTCTGCATTGGGCGGAGGCCCGCTGTAGACGCGGAGGGGCCGGAGTGCCCCAAGCCCCCTGCGGATGGCAAGGTGGACTCCAGGGAGGTGGAGCGGTTCCTGAAGGCAGAACCTGAGAAAAACGGGGAGGTGGCTCACACCCCGGAAACGAGCGTCTGA
- the CSNK1D gene encoding casein kinase I isoform X6, whose amino-acid sequence MMQGGVGIPTIRWCGAEGDYNVMVMELLGPSLEDLFNFCSRKFSLKTVLLLADQMISRIEYIHSKNFIHRDVKPDNFLMGLGKKGNLVYIIDFGLAKKYRDARTHQHIPYRENKNLTGTARYASINTHLGIEQSRRDDLESLGYVLMYFNLGSLPWQGLKAATKRQKYERISEKKMSTPIEVLCKGYPSEFATYLNFCRSLRFDDKPDYSYLRQLFRNLFHRQGFSYDYVFDWNMLKFGASRAADDAERERRDREERLRHSRNPATRGLPSTASGRLRGTQEVAPPTPLTPTSHTANTSPRPVSGVERERKVSMRLHRGAPVNMSSSDLTGRQDTSRMSTSQGALTDCCLLPPQNSIPFDHHGK is encoded by the exons TGGGCATACCCACCATCCGGTGGTGCGGGGCGGAGGGCGACTACAATGTGATGGTGATGGAGCTGCTGGGACCAAGCCTGGAAGACCTCTTCAACTTCTGCTCCAGGAAATTCAGTCTCAAAACTGTCCTGCTGCTTGCTGACCAAATG ATTAGTCGTATCGAGTACATTCACTCCAAGAACTTCATCCACCGGGACGTGAAGCCTGACAACTTCCTCATGGGGCTGGGCAAGAAGGGCAACCTGGTGTACATCATCGACTTTGGCCTGGCCAAGAAGTACCGGGATGCCCGCACCCACCAGCACATCCCCTACCGCGAGAACAAGAACCTCACGGGGACCGCGCGGTACGCCTCCATCAACACGCATCTCGGAATCG aACAATCTCGAAGGGACGACTTGGAGTCACTGGGGTACGTGCTCATGTACTTCAACCTGGGCTCCCTGCCCTGGCAGGGCCTGAAGGCTGCCACCAAGAGACAGAAGTACGAGCGGATCAGCGAGAAGAAGATGTCCACCCCCATCGAGGTGCTGTGCAAAGGCTACCCCT CTGAATTTGCCACGTACCTGAATTTCTGCCGCTCCTTGCGTTTTGACGATAAACCGGACTACTCATACCTGAGACAGCTCTTCAGGAACCTGTTCCATCGCCAGGGTTTCTCCTATGACTATGTGTTTGATTGGAACATGCTCAAATTT GGTGCCAGCCGGGCCGCCGACGATGCCGAGCGGGAGCGCCGGGACCGGGAGGAGCGATTGAGGCACTCCCGGAACCCTGCCACCCGCGGCTTGCCTTCCACTGCCTCAGGCCGGCTGAGGGGGACGCAAGAAGTGGCTCCTCCCACGCCCCTCACCCCTACCTCACACACTG CTAACACCTCCCCGCGGCCCGTGTCCGGCGTGGAGCGCGAGCGGAAGGTGAGCATGCGGCTGCACCGGGGCGCCCCCGTCAACATGTCCTCGTCCGACCTCACGGGCCGGCAAGACACGTCCCGCATGTCCACCTCTCAG GGAGCCCTCACCGACTGCTGTCTTCTCCCACCTCAGAATAGCATCCCTTTCGACCACCACGGCAAGTAG